The Lycium barbarum isolate Lr01 chromosome 9, ASM1917538v2, whole genome shotgun sequence genome has a segment encoding these proteins:
- the LOC132609144 gene encoding solanesyl diphosphate synthase 3, chloroplastic/mitochondrial-like isoform X2, whose amino-acid sequence MIFSRGLSQISRNRFSRCRCLFSLRPQQQLYHSPIHASQKVLGCRVIHSWVSNALSGIGQQIHHQSTVIAEEQVDPFSLVADDLSLLSNRLRSMVVAEVPKLASAAEYFFKMGVEGKRFRPTILLLMATALNVPIPRSAPQVDVDSVSRDLRTRQQSIADIAEMIHLAVLAGDFLLSRACVALASLKNTEVVSLLATVVEHLVTGETMQMSPSADERCSMEYYMQKTYYKTASLISNSCKSIALLAGHTAEVSMLAFDYGKNLGLAFQLIDDVLDFTGKSAALGKGSLSDIRHGIVTAPILYAMEEFPQLRTLVDRGFDDPVNVEIALDYLGKSRGIQRTRELASKHASLASAAIDSLPESDDEEVQRSRRALVELTQRAIARAK is encoded by the exons atgatATTTTCAAGAGGTTTGTCTCAGATTTCTAGAAATCGTTTCAGTAGATGTCGATGCTTATTTTCATTACGTCCACAGCAACAATTATACCATTCACCAATCCATGCTTCTCAAAAG GTTTTGGGTTGCAGAGTAATtcattcatgggtttctaatgcTCTTAGTGGTATTGGGCAACAAATTCATCATCAAAGCACTGTTATAGCAGAG GAGCAAGTGGACCCATTTTCCCTTGTTGCGGATGACTTATCCCTTCTCTCAAACAGGCTGAGATCTATGGTAGTTGCTGAG GTCCCAAAGCTGGCTTCAGCTGCTGAGTATTTCTTCAAAATGGGAGTAGAAGGGAAGAGGTTTCGACCCACA ATTCTGCTGTTGATGGCAACCGCATTGAACGTACCGATTCCTAGATCTGCACCCCAGGTGGATGTTGATTCTGTGTCCAGGGATTTGCGTACAAGGCAGCAGTCTATAGCTGATATCGCTGAGATGATCCAT CTAGCTGTACTAGCTGGAGACTTTCTGCTTTCCCGAGCATGTGTGGCACTTGCCTCTTTGAAGAACACAGAG GTTGTATCCCTTCTGGCAACTGTTGTGGAACATCTTGTTACTGGAGAGACAATGCAAATGTCGCCCTCTGCTGATGAACGTTGTAG CATGGAGTATTATATGCAGAAAACATATTACAAGACCGCATCATTGATTTCAAATAGTTGCAAATCAATCGCACTACTTGCTGGGCATACTGCTGAAGTCTCCATGTTGGCTTTTGACTATGGAAAAAATTTG GGATTGGCATTTCAATTAATAGATGACGTTCTTGATTTCACGGGCAAATCTGCAGCCCTTGGCAAGGGTTCATTGTCTGATATTCGTCAT GGGATTGTAACTGCCCCAATATTGTATGCCATGGAGGAATTTCCTCAACTACGTACACTGGTGGACCGAGGGTTTGATGATCCTGTCAATGTGGAGATC GCTCTCGACTACCTTGGGAAGAGCAGAGGGATACAGAGAACAAGAGAACTTGCAAGCAAGCATGCTAGCCTTGCATCAGCGGCAATTGACTCTCTTCCAGAGAGCGATGACGAGGAAGTTCAGAGATCAAGACGGGCACTTGTAGAACTTACACAGAGAGCTATCGCAAGAGCAAAATAG
- the LOC132609144 gene encoding solanesyl diphosphate synthase 3, chloroplastic/mitochondrial-like isoform X1, with amino-acid sequence MIFSRGLSQISRNRFSRCRCLFSLRPQQQLYHSPIHASQKVLGCRVIHSWVSNALSGIGQQIHHQSTVIAEEQVDPFSLVADDLSLLSNRLRSMVVAEVPKLASAAEYFFKMGVEGKRFRPTILLLMATALNVPIPRSAPQVDVDSVSRDLRTRQQSIADIAEMIHVASLLHDDVLDDADTRRGIVSLNLAMGNKLAVLAGDFLLSRACVALASLKNTEVVSLLATVVEHLVTGETMQMSPSADERCSMEYYMQKTYYKTASLISNSCKSIALLAGHTAEVSMLAFDYGKNLGLAFQLIDDVLDFTGKSAALGKGSLSDIRHGIVTAPILYAMEEFPQLRTLVDRGFDDPVNVEIALDYLGKSRGIQRTRELASKHASLASAAIDSLPESDDEEVQRSRRALVELTQRAIARAK; translated from the exons atgatATTTTCAAGAGGTTTGTCTCAGATTTCTAGAAATCGTTTCAGTAGATGTCGATGCTTATTTTCATTACGTCCACAGCAACAATTATACCATTCACCAATCCATGCTTCTCAAAAG GTTTTGGGTTGCAGAGTAATtcattcatgggtttctaatgcTCTTAGTGGTATTGGGCAACAAATTCATCATCAAAGCACTGTTATAGCAGAG GAGCAAGTGGACCCATTTTCCCTTGTTGCGGATGACTTATCCCTTCTCTCAAACAGGCTGAGATCTATGGTAGTTGCTGAG GTCCCAAAGCTGGCTTCAGCTGCTGAGTATTTCTTCAAAATGGGAGTAGAAGGGAAGAGGTTTCGACCCACA ATTCTGCTGTTGATGGCAACCGCATTGAACGTACCGATTCCTAGATCTGCACCCCAGGTGGATGTTGATTCTGTGTCCAGGGATTTGCGTACAAGGCAGCAGTCTATAGCTGATATCGCTGAGATGATCCAT GTTGCCAGCCTACTTCATGATGATGTACTGGATGATGCTGACACAAGACGTGGGATAGTTTCTTTAAACTTGGCGATGGGAAATAAG CTAGCTGTACTAGCTGGAGACTTTCTGCTTTCCCGAGCATGTGTGGCACTTGCCTCTTTGAAGAACACAGAG GTTGTATCCCTTCTGGCAACTGTTGTGGAACATCTTGTTACTGGAGAGACAATGCAAATGTCGCCCTCTGCTGATGAACGTTGTAG CATGGAGTATTATATGCAGAAAACATATTACAAGACCGCATCATTGATTTCAAATAGTTGCAAATCAATCGCACTACTTGCTGGGCATACTGCTGAAGTCTCCATGTTGGCTTTTGACTATGGAAAAAATTTG GGATTGGCATTTCAATTAATAGATGACGTTCTTGATTTCACGGGCAAATCTGCAGCCCTTGGCAAGGGTTCATTGTCTGATATTCGTCAT GGGATTGTAACTGCCCCAATATTGTATGCCATGGAGGAATTTCCTCAACTACGTACACTGGTGGACCGAGGGTTTGATGATCCTGTCAATGTGGAGATC GCTCTCGACTACCTTGGGAAGAGCAGAGGGATACAGAGAACAAGAGAACTTGCAAGCAAGCATGCTAGCCTTGCATCAGCGGCAATTGACTCTCTTCCAGAGAGCGATGACGAGGAAGTTCAGAGATCAAGACGGGCACTTGTAGAACTTACACAGAGAGCTATCGCAAGAGCAAAATAG